The following are encoded in a window of Phaseolus vulgaris cultivar G19833 chromosome 3, P. vulgaris v2.0, whole genome shotgun sequence genomic DNA:
- the LOC137807703 gene encoding transcription factor TCP5-like: MSGMMNESSSKVQLANQQEGENIKTEKFSKAPSTSRSWSTFRNPRIVRVSRSLGGKDRHSKVCTIRGLRDRRIRLSVPTAIQLYDLQDKLGLNQPSKVVDWLLEVTKSDIDKLPPLQFPHCFTQFHQQTPLSGTSQFSLGSLYDGVNSAFIKDGGNKNLMVKSTRYWDIDSQNRTELAESVSTSQKGKFWTKPNELENHQNGNGGSTRNREESSAHCKLFPLGTNSSYLPGLSNNAMTHNSYHHSEPSSLSLSHLGSHGLFPSHSSSGSGVQFSSSNFYGASGPQLLFCPPSATPSAFYSVETDPRQSNNVQIFSSSSQVIMPHPLIQSIHSTSSPLRRLPTSLSSKLFDSDNNDRSQQGKGGTCS, encoded by the coding sequence ATGAGTGGCATGATGAATGAAAGTTCAAGTAAAGTTCAGTTAGCCAATCAACAAGAGGGTGAGAACATTAAAACTGAGAAATTCTCAAAGGCACCCTCCACCTCAAGATCATGGTCAACATTCAGAAACCCAAGAATTGTACGAGTGTCGCGTTCTTTGGGAGGAAAAGATAGGCACAGCAAGGTTTGCACCATTAGGGGACTGAGGGACCGAAGGATTAGACTGTCTGTACCCACAGCAATTCAGCTATATGATCTTCAAGACAAGCTTGGACTCAACCAACCTAGCAAGGTGGTAGATTGGTTGCTTGAAGTCACCAAATCTGATATTGATAAACTCCCACCACTTCAATTTCCTCACTGTTTTACCCAGTTTCACCAACAAACTCCACTGTCAGGTACCTCTCAGTTCTCTCTTGGAAGTTTGTATGATGGTGTTAATTCCGCCTTTATAAAGGATGGGGGAAATAAAAACCTCATGGTAAAGTCAACAAGGTATTGGGATATAGATTCACAAAACCGTACGGAGTTAGCTGAAAGTGTCTCAACCTCCCAGAAGGGCAAGTTCTGGACCAAACCAAATGAACtagaaaatcatcaaaatgGAAATGGTGGTAGTACTCGTAATAGAGAAGAATCTTCAGCTCATTGTAAGCTCTTCCCCCTTGGGACTAATAGCTCTTATTTACCTGGTTTGTCAAACAATGCCATGACACATAACTCCTACCACCATTCTGAGCCTTCAAGTCTATCTTTATCCCACCTTGGAAGCCATGGATTATTTCCTTCCCATTCAAGCAGTGGCAGTGGTGTGCAATTTTCATCTTCTAATTTCTATGGAGCATCTGGTCCCCAATTACTTTTTTGTCCACCTTCTGCTACACCATCTGCTTTTTACTCGGTGGAAACTGATCCAAGACAATCCAACAATGTTCAGATCTTTAGCTCAAGTTCCCAAGTCATTATGCCTCATCCTCTCATCCAATCTATTCATTCCACCAGTTCACCTCTTAGACGCCTTCCAACATCATTAAGCTCCAAGCTTTTTGATTCAGATAATAATGATCGTAGCCAACAAGGTAAGGGTGGTACTTGTTCTTGA